One genomic segment of Vulpes lagopus strain Blue_001 chromosome 9, ASM1834538v1, whole genome shotgun sequence includes these proteins:
- the PSKH2 gene encoding serine/threonine-protein kinase H2, translating into MGCGASTKVTPGAPERVPGGQEREGRGSSGGPGPEAVAEAARRMQVARFRAHFHPRVLARYDIKALIGTGNFSKVVRVEQKTTKKPFAIKVVETRVREGREACDSELTILRRVSHQYIVQLVEIFEAQDRVYMVMELATGGELFDRLMTQGSFTEHDAVRILQMVADGIRYLHALRITHRDLKPENLLYYHPGAESKILITDFGLAHSGNKSGDWTMRTLCGTPEYVAPEILLRKPYTSAVDMWALGVITYVLLSGVLPFDDESHTRLYRKILKGKYNYTGEPWPNISHLAKDFIDKLLILEASHRMSAGQALDHPWVITRAAGSSMKNLQRVISRNLMRRASPHSQSPGSAQSSKSRSYHKSKHMWNMRNLRVEESQLSALL; encoded by the exons ATGGGCTGCGGCGCCAGCACCAAGGTGACCCCGGGCGCGCCCGAGCGGGTCCCGGGCGGGCAGGAGCGCGAGGGCCGCGGCAGCTCCGGGGGCCCCGGGCCGGAGGCGGTGGCCGAGGCGGCCCGCAGGATGCAGGTGGCCCGTTTCCGCGCCCACTTCCACCCCCGCGTCCTGGCCAG ATACGACATCAAGGCTCTTATTGGGACAGGCAATTTCAGCAAGGTTGTCAGGGTGGAGCAGAAGACCACCAAGAAACCTTTTGCAATAAAAGTGGTGGAAACCAGAGTGAGGGAAGGCCGAGAAGCGTGTGATTCAGAGCTCACCATCCTGAGGCGGGTGAGCCACCAGTACATTGTTCAGCTCGTGGAGATCTttgaggcccaggatcgagtttACATGGTGATGGAGTTGGCTACTGGAGGAGAGCTCTTTGACCGACTCATGACTCAGGGATCCTTTACAGAGCACGATGCTGTCAGAATTCTCCAGATGGTTGCTGATGGTATCAGGTATCTGCATGCATTGCGAATAACCCACAGGGACCTAAAACCTGAAAATCTCTTATATTATCATCCGGGTGCCGAGTCAAAGATTTTAATCACAGATTTTGGTTTGGCACATTCTGGGAACAAAAGTGGAGACTGGACAATGAGGACACTCTGTGGGACCCCAGAGTATGTAGCCCCCGAGATTTTGCTAAGGAAACCTTATACCAGTGCAGTGGACATGTGGGCTCTTGGTGTAATCACGTATGTTTTACTTAGTGGAGTCCTGCCTTTTGATGATGAAAGCCATACAAGACTTTACAGGAAGATTCTGAAAGGCAAATATAATTATACGGGAGag cCTTGGCCAAATATTTCCCACTTGGCGAAGGACTTTATAGACAAACTACTTATTTTGGAGGCTAGTCATCGCATGTCAGCCGGGCAGGCCCTGGATCATCCCTGGGTGATCACCAGGGCTGCAGGGTCTTCCATGAAGAATCTTCAGAGGGTCATATCCAGGAACCTCATGCGGAGGGCATCTCCCCACTCTCAGAGTCCTGGATCTGCACAGTCTTCTAAGTCACGTTCTTATCACAAATCAAAGCATATGTGGAACATGAGAAACTTAAGAGTAGAAGAATCACAACTGTCTGCACTTTTGTGA